The genomic interval GTGTGCTCTATGTAGAAAATATCAATGGGTCGGTTTCGGTGGAAGGGTATAATGGCGATAAAGTGATGGTGGAAGTAGAAAAAACCTTAAAGGCCAGTACCAACGAAGACCTGCAAAAAGCGAAAAATGAAGTAAAGCTGGGCATTGAGCAATCCGGCGACAGCCTGACTTTATATGTGGATAATCCCTATGTATACCGCCGCAAAGACGGAAAATTGCGCTACGACTTTCATGGTAACTGGAATGAGGATTACAACTATGTATTCAACTTTAAAATCCGGGTACCCAATCAGGTGAAACTGGCTGTATATACGATTAACAAGGGCAATATTAATGTAAGCAATACCAGAAATAACGTAAACGCCGGGAATGTAAATGGCTCTATTACGCTGGAGAAAATTGCCGGAACAACCAAAGCCACCACAGTAAATGGAGATGTTAAAGCCGCATATACAGCGCTTCCGCCCAGTAATTCCTCGTATAAAACCCTCAACGGCAATATAGAAGTAAGCTATCCGGAAAATCTGTCGGCAGAACTGAAGTTCAAAACCACCAATGGAGAAGCCTATACCGACTTTACCGTAGCTGAAATGATAGCTTCTAAAGTAGAAAAAACCAGTGATGGAAAGGCCAGAGGAGTTTCTTATAAAATTGAAGGGCATTCAGGTGTGCGCATTGGAAAAGGAGGCATGCAACACAGTTTTGAAGTATTTAACGGAGACATTACTGTTAAAAAAGCTAAATAATTACGAATTCAACATTAGAAAATTTAAAGATTATAAAACTGGAATTTTATAAAAGCACATAATAGACAATCTTACAATTCATTAATCAAACAACAAGGAAAATGTCAAAATTTATATATCTGCTGATATGTGTATGTATTTCTGGCAGCCTTTGGGCGCAGAATGCGGAAAAACAACAAATAGTAGTGCCGCTTACCAATCCTGGAAAGACCGGGAGGCTGGAAGTAGGGCTTACCAATGGAGCAATTAAAATAAGCGGCTATGATGGAAAAGAAGTAATCGTAGAAGCCAGTGTACCTTCCCGCAAAAGCGAAGATTCAGAGGAAGGCGATAAAATAAACACCTCTAACCGAAAAAATGATAAAAGTGGCTCTACGGAAGGTATGAAGCGCATTAATTCAAACTCGTTTTCCTTAGAAGTGGAAGAAAACAATAATGAAGTAGAAATACATACCGATTCCTGGAAAAGAAGAATAGATGTAACGGTGAGGGTTCCCAAAAATTTCTCTCTCAAATTAAGCTCAGTCAATTATGGAGTGATTACTGTAGAAGAAGTAAATGGTGATATGGAAATCAGCAGTGTAAATGGGGGATTACGCTTACCAATGTTTCAGGCTCTGCTTCTGTGAATACAGTGAATGGGCCTATTACAGCTACTTTTAAAGAGGTAACCAAAGATATGCCGATGGCATTTACTACCCTCAATGGAAATGTAGATATTACTTTCCCTTCTAACGTGAAAGCGAATGCCAAGATCAAAACGGACTCCGGTGATATTTTCACCGACTATGATATGACAATGGATACGAGTAAACCTAAAGTAAATCAGAAAAGCAGCAATGGCACTTTCCGGGTGACCATCGATGATTGGGTATATGGAAAAATCAACGGTGGCGGGCCTGAAGTTATGTTCAAAAATATGCATGGCAACATCTATATCCGGAAGGCAAAGTAATACGTAGAGTTTTTAGTCCCTCTCCTACCAAGAGGGGCTATTGTTTTTATATATTCAGGTTATCTCTTTAAAAAGATCAAAATGAATTTTTTAAGCTAAGCCATCTAAATTCTGCCTCAGAATCATAAAATTTTGAATAAATCAACCTAAAAGTTTGCCTTTTTCCCGATTAATTAGCATTTTATGAGGAAAATTTTTCACTTAAAAATTTCAGTCATGAACACCGCTAAAACCTCTGCTTCTCTTTTGACCAAATTCTGCATGGCCTTGTTTGCCATGATATGCATTAGTACCGGAACACTGTTTGCTCAGGCAAAATCTGGACAGGAACTTACTGTAAAAGGAGAAGTACTTGACTTATCCTGCTATATGAAAAGTGGTGCCAAAGGTCCCGAACACAAAGGCTGTGCTACAGGCTGTCTGAAGAATGGAAATCCGGTTGGCTTGCTCACTGCCGATGGAAAAGTATATTTATTAGTAGAAGACCATAAAAATGCAGATCCGTATACCCAGATCAAAACGCTTCCTGCCGAACAAGTAACTGTAACCGGTACTTTCCAGGAAAGAAATGGCTTGCCAGGCATAGTACTTGCCAAAATGGAAATGGCCAAGTAAAACTGTTATTTAGTATTAAGTAGTGAGTATTAAGATTAAAGTTTTGCTTGCTTCTATAGACATTTAATGTAAAAATCTATATACTAAAAAGCCCTGATGTACAGGGCTTTTTAGTTGATTGCAGAGAGAAAAGTTACAGCCCATCTTTATCAATAAACCCTAGTACTCATGTCAGCCACTATTCGATAAATCAACAGTGCCTCCCGATTAGTAATTTGTTTAAGAGATAAAATTCCCGGAAATTTGTATAACGCCATTCATAAACAGGAATCATTTTTGCCTGTAGGCTTTGCATGTATTCTCAAACCTATCTGTTCAATGAAATTCAAATCTTTTAGTATTGTTGTGTTTTTGCTGAGCCTGGTTACACCTTTGCTGGCACAAGTAGATTCCCTGCAAGCCCGTTCGGATGTACAAACCTGGGCCCAGGTACGTAAAGCCTATTTCCGTACTACCAAAAACGATTCTTTGTTTGTAAGTCTCAATAGTGAGGCACCTTATGAAATCAGTACCTACTATCGTGGCGATCTGGCTGGTCCAATGGAAGCCATGTTTTTTAATGCCAATATCGGCGATGTTCTGGGACCTTTGTTTGTGGATAATTATGCAATGATCTTTAAAGTAGCTGGTTTCGACAGTACATACCGGGTAAGAGCCAGTCATATTTATATAAAACCCGATGGCAGTAAACAGAAAGACTCTTTGCAAGCCGTAAAAAAGGCCAATCAGTATTTAGAGAAGATCAAAAAAGGCGAAGATTTTACCCAACTGGCCACCAAATATGGTAATGATGAATCGGCAAAACAAGGGGAGATTTAGGCTGGCTTTGGGAAGGAACAATGGTAAAAGAGTTTGAGGAGGCTTTAACCAATGCAAAAAAAGGAGATATGTTTGTGATAAAATCTTCAGTAGGTGCGCATGTGGTAAAAGTGACAGAAGACAAAGTAGTAGAGAGAGGCAGGGTAAGAGTAATTCCGGTAGTTAAAAAAATCTAATGAAATCCATTCTTTATCTGGTCTGTTTTCTTAGCTTTTCCAATCTGGCAAACAGTCAGATAGCATATTCACCCCAGGATGTAGCTAAATGGAAACAAGCTTTTCAATCATTCCATACACAAACTGATCTTCCGTTTGCTCAGCTGGTTGTACAAACTGGAAAAACCTGGATAGGCACTCCGTATGTGGCTCACACTCTGGATAAGCAGCCTACCGAACAACTGGTGGTAAACCTTAAAGAATTGGATTGTACGACCTATGTAGAAAGCATGCTCGCCATGGGAATGGCCTTGAAGGAAAAAGATTCTTCTTTTCAAAATTATACGAACCACTTGCAACAAATCAGGTACCGCAATGGGGAAGTAAACGGTTATGGTTCCAGGCTGCATTACTTTTCAGACTGGCTCTATGAAAATGAAAAACAAGGCAATTTAAAGGTGATAACCGATCAACTGGGTGGCAAACCAGTTCCCAAACCCATCAATTTCATGTCTACACACCGGGCAGCTTATCCAGCTTTAAAAAGCGATGAATATTTTACTCAGATAAGCCAGATTGAGAAAGAAATAAACACCAGAACTCTGCTATATATCCCTAAATCCGAAGTGAGTAAAATTGAAAGTAAGCTGAAAGAAGGAGATATTATTGCAATTACTACCTCCATCAAAGGCCTGGATGTTGTACATGTAGGCTTTGCAGTTGTGCAAGATAAACGTATCCATCTCTTGCATGCCTCCCTGGATGAAAAGAAAGTGGTGATCAGTAAAAAGCCTTTGGCAGAATACCTGCTTGGAAACAAAAACCAGGCTGGCATTATGGTAGCCAGGGTTACACAATAAAAAACGGGCACATGCCCGTTTTTTATAATTCTATACTAAACTCTCCTTAATTAAGATACCAATTCCAGTTCATTCAGATATCCACGGATAGTTTGTAATTCCTGAGGAGATAGTTGAAGTATTTTTGCATTTTCCTCCGCTTGTGCAGGATTACGGGCACCTACCAGGGCACAGGTAATCCCAGGCTGCTGAATCGTCCAGTTAATAACTAACTGTGACAAGTTAGCTCCTGTTGAATCTGCCAAAGGCTTAATTTTATTCAAAAATGCATTGGTACGACGGCGGTTTTCTGGTTTGAAAAAGGTAGTACCTGGCCGGTGATCACCGGAAGCGAATGAATAATCATCGGTGATTTTTCCGGTTAACAAGCCTCGTTGTAAAGGGCTATAGGCCAGAATTCCAATGTTTCTTTCCAGGCAATACGGCACCAGATCAGATTCTATACCCCGGTTCACCATGCTATACGGTACCTGGTTGGAAGCGATAGAAACAACTTTTTCTGCCGTTTTAAGCTGTTCTACCGAATAGTTAGAAACCCCGGCCGCCCGGATTTTTCCATCTTTCAGCAGGGTAGCAACGGCTTCCATAGTTTCTTCAATAGGTGTAGTAGGATCTGGCCAGTGAATCTGGTATAAGTCAATATAGTCAGTTTTGAGGCGTCGCAAACTGTTTTCGCATTCTTCTATAATACCTGGTTTGCCGGCGTATTTATTAATTTTCACAAAGTTCCCCTTGGCATCCTGTGAGTCAAAGTAAAAAACGCCCCTAGCCGTATCCCAGCGTAAACCGTATTTAGTCAGGATTTGTACCTGATCCCGTTTCCCGGCTACCGCTTCTGCTACTATTTCTTCACTTAGCCCAAAACCATAGACTGGCGCTGTATCGATGGTACTCACCCCTAACTCAATAGATTTTTCAATGGCGAGAACGGCTTCCTTTCGGTCGGTACCTCCCCACATCCATCCGCCGGCTGCCCATGCTCCAAAAGCAATAGCTGAGATCCGGATATCACTATTTCCTAGTTTTCTGTATTCCATATAAGATTAAAAGTTTGAAGTGCTTGTTTTACGCAATAAAGGTAATAAAGGCTGAGCAGGCAGTAAAAATTATTCATTTTATCGCTCAGAAATATACTATTTTACGTAGTAAAATGAGCCTTTCCCCTATTTCACATGAGAACCATCAGAAAAATTCATACAGCCCAATATGTACCCATGGGCGACCTGATTACTTATACTCCCTTGCCTTCGCGCACCTTAAGTAGTTTAGATCCTTTTTTGTTATTGAACCACCATGGCCTCAAACATATAAGCCGCATAATAATGGGTTGCCTTTTGGTCCGCATCCGCACCGGGGTATGGAAACAGTAACCTTTATTATAGAGGGTGATATTATGCATAAAGATTCCGGTGGTCATGAAAGCATAATTACTGCCGGAGGTGTACAATGGATGACAGCCGGTAAAGGCCTGATCCATGCAGAAACTTCTTCAACTGCTTTTAAAGAAAACGGCGGAAAACTGGAAATTTTACAACTCTGGCTTAACCTGCCAGCCAGATTAAAAATGACTACTCCTTTCTATCTGGGTTTGCAGAAAGAAGAAATTCCAAACTTGCTACTTGATAATGGAAAGGTACAACTGAATCTGATTTCCGGTACTTGGGGTGAGCATGCTGGTGCTTTTCAATCCCTTACTGATGTATGTATGAGTACCGTATATCTTACTGCTGGCGGTAGATTGAGTATACAAATTCCAGCCGAACACACGATTTTTTTCTATGTAGTAAGCGGAAAACTTATCGTGAATGAATCTAAAGCCGAAACCAGGCAAATCATTGAATTTGACAATAATTCTTCCGAAGTACAAATACATGCTGAAGCAGATAGTGTGCTTATACTAGGGCATGCCCAGCCATTGAATGAACCGGTGGTAGCACAAGGGCCATTTGTGATGAATACGGAGAGAGAAATACAGGAAGCTTACCAGGATTACCGAATGGGTAAGTTTGGGCAGTGGAGGTAAATTAAGAAACTATAAATCAGGTGTATAAAGAATAGCGATGGGCTCAAAAACCCATCGCTATCAACAAATCCATTAAAACTCCACTTCTAAAATGGCATGAACCGGAATAGTTACGCCGCCTTTCAGCACAATATAATCTCCCTCGACCGCCCAGACTGTGGTTTCTACCTGCTGAATTTCTCCATCTCTCAGCAAGTATACAATATTCACTTTCTGATGGTATAGATTACCCAGCGTTTGTGCCCTTAATAAAAAATACTGCCTGATTTTGCGGCTATCTTCATTTTTTAAAACTTCTTCTTTATAAAAGTGTGCTTGTCCGATGATTTCTTTCGGAACAGTTGTTATGCCTTGCATAAGAAATGTAGTTAATTATATTAGTTAAATAGGACTAAAAAATAGTGTACCTGCAAGCTTATTAAGTCACATTGGGATACTTAGACTGGAGTGCGGTACAGAAAATGAGGAGAGAGAAATCCTATATAATTAACACACAATACAGCAAATAGAGAATATTGGAGAAGTAAGCCTGGCTTGAAAACCGGTGAATGTACACACTCGCTAATTGCGCATATACATCCGAACCGGGATGGGAAACAATATATTTAACAGATGGCTTACTTTTATCTTCTGCAGCAGCACTTCTTCCAGAAATATAGATGCCATCAAAGGAGGCAGCTTCTGCGGTAAATTTTAAAGAGTGGCTCTGTTGAAAAGATTGGGTAACAGGAGTAGTCTGCCTGGAAGCCCGTGGAATTTCCTTGTATTCCGATATATTGCTTTGTCCGTAACCGAAAAGCAATATACCGATTGTAACAAGCCAGTAACAAAATCTGCTTTTGTATGCTTCCACTGCTTATCTAAAGCTAAAACTATATCTTAAACGCAATACTAAACTAGAGCGTTCCTACAAATTTAGAAGTATATTTGAATAATAAAATTTTTAGTCAACATTTACTTTTTCCTATATATTCCAGGTAAAATAAGGGCTGACCAAACCGGCAGCACTTCAAAAAATATATAAATCAGGGCAGTTAAGAACGATGAAAGACGTATTAGCCAGGTTACGCAAATATGAGATCCGGATACGAAAAGCCGTAAATTCCCAGATGCGGGGCGATTATCATTCTGTCTTTAAAGGTTCCGGACTGGAATTCGATGATGTACGGGCCTATCAATACGGCGATGATGTACGCACCATCGACTGGAACGTAAGTGCCAAAGGGCATGGTACTTTTATTAAAATTTTCAGGGAAGAGAAAGAGCAGACTGTCTTTTTTCTGATGGATGTAAGTGCTTCCCAGCAAATTGGGCAACCCAATAAACAGAAAATAGATGTGGCCAGGGATATTTGTGGCGTTCTGGCCTTATCTGCTGTAAAAGAAACTAGTCAGGTTGGGCTTATCTGCTTTTCCGACCAGCGGGAGGCGTATATGAAACCGGCCAAAGGACTCAAACATGGTTATGAATTGATATTAAATTTATTCAATCTGGTCCCTGTTTCCATTAAAACCAATCTATCTAAGGCAATCGCTTTTGCTTTACAAATTATTAAACGCAGAAGCGTTATTATTCTGATTTCAGATTTTATAGATACTGGCTACGAAGCTGCGCTCAAATCCCTCGCCCGTAAACATGACTTAGTGATCATCCATCTTTCTGACAGGCGTGAAATTAACCTGCCAAAATTAGGTATCATTCCGGTTTATGATAAAGAAACCCGGCGTACCTTATGGGTGGATACTTCTTCTAAAGACCTGCGAAAAAATATTACAGGCTATTTTTCTAAAAATCAAAGTTATCTGGAAAGGTTTTGCCGGCAAAACAAAGTAAATTACCTCTTCATTGACACCAGCGAAGACTTTGTCCCTAAACTTGTCAGGTTGTTTAAAGTGAGAAATGTTAAGCAGAAATAAGTTTTATAAGGGCCCGGTAATTGTGCTCAGATATTATACCTATTGTTTTTCTACCCTTAATCAGCCGGAGAGGCATGATTTAAATACCCGGATGTGACATGAAAATAAATTGTCTGGCATGTAGCCTGATACTTTTGATGGCAACTCTTTTACCTGTACAGGCTCAAACCAGTAATTCTTCTGTTTCTGGTAATATTATTCCGCAGGGAAAATTTCTGTCAGACAGCATAAAAGTTGGAATGCCAGTGCAATATGTATTGAGTTTGAAGCATCCGCCGGATATGGAAATTATTTTTCCTGATTCGAGTTTCAACTATGCTCCCTTTGAATGGATAAAAAAAGAATTTTTCCCTACCAGAACCAATCTCAGCGGAAGTACCGATAGTGTGATTTATACGCTCGCTACCTTTGAAACTGACACCATTCAGAAACTAAGCCTGCCTGTTTACATCATTACCAGCCAGGACTGTACAGCCGTATATACTGGTCTGGATTCGGTGTATTTACAAAGGCTGATTACGACCCCGGCCGATACTTTACAGCCTATAGCAGATACGGATTATTTTCCTGTTGACTTATACTTCAATTATACCTATTTCTTAGCTATTCTGGTAGGTGTAAGTATGCTTACGCTGATTGTATATCTGGCTTTTGGCAAACGCATCAGTAAGTTATATAAACTCTACCGGATGGGCAGGGAGCATAGCCATTTCAGAAACGATTATGAGAAACTAACCCGCAATATGAGTCCTGATCTGGCGGTGCAAACCATTGAACATGCCGTAATTCTGTGGAAAAAGTATATGGAAGAACTGGAAGATAAACCTTTCAGCACTTATACTACCAAGGAAATTGCAGAAGTAATGCCAAACCAGCAATTAGCAGAAGCCTTGCAACATACCGACCGCATTATTTACGGACAAATGAGTACGGATCAGTCTATACGTTCTATGCGGATACTGGCCTATATCGCTAAAAGGTCTTATATCGAAAAACGTACCTATCTGGAAAAGCAAAAGGTGTAGAAAACAGTCAACGGATATTTGTTATATCGCCCGTAGGTGATAGTTTGTATACCTGGCCAAAAACAAAAAAGCGCAGACAAAAATCTGCGCTTTTATAAAGGAATAGAATCTGAATTATTAGCGAACCATTAATAATTCTCTGTATTTCACAAGTGGCCAGTCTTCATCGTCAACCAGTAATTCCAGCTTGTCAACACTGTAGCGGATTTTGTCGAAATAGCCTTTTACTTCATTGCCATACAAAGCGGCACGTTCTCTTACGTTTTCGGTATTGTTGGCTTTTTTACGGGCTTCTGTCATATCTTCTACCGCGCCTAATAAGGTATCTACGTATTCAGCGATTTTTTCAATCGTATCTGTCGTATTTTTGGTATGCTTGGCTTTAATTCCAATGCTTTTCAGTCCTTCCAGGTTTTTCACCAGAATGCTCTGATATTTTACAGCCGTAGGAATGACATGGTTCAGCACCAGGTCACCCATCACCCGGGATTCGATCTGAAGCTTCTTGATATAGTTTTCAAGCATGATTTCGTAGCGGGCTTCAATCTCACGGTGAGAGAAGATGCCATATTTCTCAAATAAATGAATGCTCTTATCATTTATATATACATCCA from Rhodocytophaga rosea carries:
- a CDS encoding pirin family protein; this translates as METVTFIIEGDIMHKDSGGHESIITAGGVQWMTAGKGLIHAETSSTAFKENGGKLEILQLWLNLPARLKMTTPFYLGLQKEEIPNLLLDNGKVQLNLISGTWGEHAGAFQSLTDVCMSTVYLTAGGRLSIQIPAEHTIFFYVVSGKLIVNESKAETRQIIEFDNNSSEVQIHAEADSVLILGHAQPLNEPVVAQGPFVMNTEREIQEAYQDYRMGKFGQWR
- a CDS encoding DUF4097 family beta strand repeat-containing protein, whose protein sequence is MKMKLICLVLAFFRQLAIAQEDKENIVKELSFPRLSEASVLYVENINGSVSVEGYNGDKVMVEVEKTLKASTNEDLQKAKNEVKLGIEQSGDSLTLYVDNPYVYRRKDGKLRYDFHGNWNEDYNYVFNFKIRVPNQVKLAVYTINKGNINVSNTRNNVNAGNVNGSITLEKIAGTTKATTVNGDVKAAYTALPPSNSSYKTLNGNIEVSYPENLSAELKFKTTNGEAYTDFTVAEMIASKVEKTSDGKARGVSYKIEGHSGVRIGKGGMQHSFEVFNGDITVKKAK
- a CDS encoding DUF4097 family beta strand repeat-containing protein, producing the protein MNTVNGPITATFKEVTKDMPMAFTTLNGNVDITFPSNVKANAKIKTDSGDIFTDYDMTMDTSKPKVNQKSSNGTFRVTIDDWVYGKINGGGPEVMFKNMHGNIYIRKAK
- a CDS encoding cupin domain-containing protein translates to MRTIRKIHTAQYVPMGDLITYTPLPSRTLSSLDPFLLLNHHGLKHISRIIMGCLLVRIRTGVWKQ
- a CDS encoding N-acetylmuramoyl-L-alanine amidase-like domain-containing protein; this encodes MKSILYLVCFLSFSNLANSQIAYSPQDVAKWKQAFQSFHTQTDLPFAQLVVQTGKTWIGTPYVAHTLDKQPTEQLVVNLKELDCTTYVESMLAMGMALKEKDSSFQNYTNHLQQIRYRNGEVNGYGSRLHYFSDWLYENEKQGNLKVITDQLGGKPVPKPINFMSTHRAAYPALKSDEYFTQISQIEKEINTRTLLYIPKSEVSKIESKLKEGDIIAITTSIKGLDVVHVGFAVVQDKRIHLLHASLDEKKVVISKKPLAEYLLGNKNQAGIMVARVTQ
- a CDS encoding DUF58 domain-containing protein gives rise to the protein MKDVLARLRKYEIRIRKAVNSQMRGDYHSVFKGSGLEFDDVRAYQYGDDVRTIDWNVSAKGHGTFIKIFREEKEQTVFFLMDVSASQQIGQPNKQKIDVARDICGVLALSAVKETSQVGLICFSDQREAYMKPAKGLKHGYELILNLFNLVPVSIKTNLSKAIAFALQIIKRRSVIILISDFIDTGYEAALKSLARKHDLVIIHLSDRREINLPKLGIIPVYDKETRRTLWVDTSSKDLRKNITGYFSKNQSYLERFCRQNKVNYLFIDTSEDFVPKLVRLFKVRNVKQK
- a CDS encoding aldo/keto reductase, with amino-acid sequence MEYRKLGNSDIRISAIAFGAWAAGGWMWGGTDRKEAVLAIEKSIELGVSTIDTAPVYGFGLSEEIVAEAVAGKRDQVQILTKYGLRWDTARGVFYFDSQDAKGNFVKINKYAGKPGIIEECENSLRRLKTDYIDLYQIHWPDPTTPIEETMEAVATLLKDGKIRAAGVSNYSVEQLKTAEKVVSIASNQVPYSMVNRGIESDLVPYCLERNIGILAYSPLQRGLLTGKITDDYSFASGDHRPGTTFFKPENRRRTNAFLNKIKPLADSTGANLSQLVINWTIQQPGITCALVGARNPAQAEENAKILQLSPQELQTIRGYLNELELVS